The DNA sequence AGAGACGAGACCAAGGAAGGTGGCTCACGCAATACCCGCTTCACCCCGGAGCAGCGTAAGGATTCGGGCGACCGGCGTACGGGCTTTTTTGTAAAAGCTCCCAACTACGAACTCGAACAGCAGCGTATACCCGGTTTCAAACGGAACGGCCGCGCGGCTGATGCCGGTGCCCGTCCGCGTACCACCTCCGACCGGCAGGCCCCGAAAGGACGACCCGATCTGCGCAAAAGCCAGAACGAGCCTGAGCAGAAGCCGTCGCCCCGCACCCCAACGGGTGAGCCGGGCACTACGCGCCTGAATCGCTACATTGCCAACTCAGGCGTGTGCTCCCGCCGGGAAGCCGACGAACTCATTGCCAGGGGCGACATCTCCGTCAACGGTAAAGTCGTGACCGAAATGGGTTTCCGGGTTAAAGAAGGAGATACGGTCAAGTACGGCACCAAGTCGCTCACACCCGAACGCTTCGTTTACGTACTGCTGAACAAACCGAAGGATTATCTGACAACGACGGAAGATCCCGAAGAGCGTAAAACGGTCATGGAACTGGTCGCCGATGCGGGTAACTTCCGCATGTATCCTGTTGGGCGGCTCGACCGAAAGACCACGGGTCTGCTCCTGATTACGAACGATGGTGAACTGGCCGACAAATTGACGCACCCGTCGAACAACGTGCGTAAGATCTACCAGGTTGAGCTGGACAAGCCCATTACAGAAGAACACTTTGACGCCATCAAGAAAGGTATCGATCTGGAAGACGGCCACATCAAGCCCGACGCCCTGAGCATCGTTACGCCGGATGGGTACGTAGTGGGGATCGAGATTCACTCGGGCCGCAACCGCATCGTGCGCCGGATCTTCGAAAGCCTTGGCTACGACGTAACCAAGCTTGACCGTACGACCTACGCCGGCCTGACCAAGAAAGAGCTGCCACGCGGTAAATGGCGGTTCCTGGACCCGAAAGAAGTCGTCAAGCTGAAGTATCTCAGCTAAGCAGGCGCGTAAGATTATCATATGAACGAGCGACAGACTGGCAGCAGTTTGTCGCTCGTTTGCATGTTAGGGCGACCCAGCCAGTAGCCCCGGACGGAATAGCATGATTCACCTTTCTTTTTTTATGCCATTGCGCTGCTATCCAATTCAATCAATTGAGGAGAATAGTTGTTACCTTACCAGTCCCGTCTGAAAACGGTATACTCTTTCTCCGGTTTTCTATGAAAGCGCCAATCAGTAAACGGGTTCGACAAATTCTGTCAGATGCCCGGACGGCCCGCGAACTGGTAAAACAGCTAATCATGAGCCTTCGCACAAACCAGCCGGCCGAAATATGGATTGGTAACGACCGGTATGCATTGGTCCGCGTAACGGGTCAGCGGTCAATTGTTTAGTACCCATCGACCCGACAGTGTAGCTCTTTTTTTCCGTGAACCACTTATTTCCCTACATCGAACGAACGCTGCTGCATCCCGGCGTCACCATCAGTGAGCAATACAGCGCCCTCGACGATGTAACGCAGCTTGGTCTGGCGGGCCTGACCGTCGCGCCGTTCTGGGTAAAGAAGATCCGGCGCGAACTCGGCGATGACCATCCGGCGGTGCTGTCGGCGGTGGTGGGATATCCCTACGGGTACCAGCGCACGGAGGCCAAGCAACTCGAAGCCGAACTGGCGTTGAAAGACGGCGCTACCGAAATCGAGGTAGTACTGAATACATCGGCCCTGTTTTCGCCGGCATCGGTCTGGCTTAAAATTGAGTTCGCCAAGCTGGTTGCGCAGGTTCACGCCCAGGAGAAACTCTTGACGGTGGTACTCG is a window from the Spirosoma rigui genome containing:
- a CDS encoding deoxyribose-phosphate aldolase yields the protein MNHLFPYIERTLLHPGVTISEQYSALDDVTQLGLAGLTVAPFWVKKIRRELGDDHPAVLSAVVGYPYGYQRTEAKQLEAELALKDGATEIEVVLNTSALFSPASVWLKIEFAKLVAQVHAQEKLLTVVLESTLLDQEQRLKMIKLATDAGCDFLKNETGSFSAPFSLDDALRFREDVPRSVGVKIVVNGAADDEMERLVAAGVERLALGQPLR
- a CDS encoding pseudouridine synthase; translated protein: MNKDSDKNENRRDGDNSRSFGRRDDGRTSKPAGSRSNDADRPRFNRTSGSDDSSSRPRSNSPRPSFGRSADKPRFGRTNDERPRFSRDGGSAPRSNDRNRDERPAGPRGRSDADRNRFERPSGPTRPTYGRDRNDGPRNDGPRNDGPRDGATPRFRSADSDQRRARPDNDRSKPRFERRDDARTDGPRSSGPARPYDRTERNDRPSGDARPRFERGGSDRNRTGGTGRPEERFKRVGGFSREADERNRDSWTPKDKDRDETKEGGSRNTRFTPEQRKDSGDRRTGFFVKAPNYELEQQRIPGFKRNGRAADAGARPRTTSDRQAPKGRPDLRKSQNEPEQKPSPRTPTGEPGTTRLNRYIANSGVCSRREADELIARGDISVNGKVVTEMGFRVKEGDTVKYGTKSLTPERFVYVLLNKPKDYLTTTEDPEERKTVMELVADAGNFRMYPVGRLDRKTTGLLLITNDGELADKLTHPSNNVRKIYQVELDKPITEEHFDAIKKGIDLEDGHIKPDALSIVTPDGYVVGIEIHSGRNRIVRRIFESLGYDVTKLDRTTYAGLTKKELPRGKWRFLDPKEVVKLKYLS